A stretch of Lathyrus oleraceus cultivar Zhongwan6 chromosome 6, CAAS_Psat_ZW6_1.0, whole genome shotgun sequence DNA encodes these proteins:
- the LOC127094238 gene encoding uncharacterized protein LOC127094238: MQGKSISQVYMLGAKKANNALIVGMCLVNNHPCFVLFDCGATHSFVSIQCMKRLGLQAIPLSPPMVVTTAMDDVVETLLICENCSLSVNGRIFQIDLICLPLKKVDVVLGMHWLFANLVFIGCEEKLIIIPSSEATPKDVLITILEGTVGMVNYWLRRKSQFS, encoded by the coding sequence ATGCAGGGAAAGAGTATCAGTCAGGTTTATATGTTGGGCGCAAAGAAGGCTAACAATGCCTTAATTGTTGGTATGTGTCTCGTCAATAATCATccttgttttgtgttgtttgaTTGTGGGGCGACACACTCTTTTGTATCAATTCAGTGCATGAAGCGTCTTGGCTTGCAAGCAATTCCCTTGTCTCCTCCTATGGTGGTTACTACCGCCATGGATGATGTGGTTGAGACACTgttgatttgtgaaaattgttcgCTCTCGGTGAATGGTAGAATTTTCCAGATTGATCTTATTTGTTTACCACTTAAGAAGGTTGATGTGGTTTTGGGGATGCATTGGCTTTTCGCCAATTTAGTGTTTATTGGATGTGAAGAGAAGTTGATTATCATTCCATCTAGTGAAGCTACTCCAAAGGATGTATTGATTACTATCTTGGAAGGTACGGTTGGTATGGTTAATTATTGGTTGAGAAGGAAAAGTCAGTTCTCTTAG
- the LOC127098655 gene encoding mitochondrial import inner membrane translocase subunit TIM14-2 isoform X1: METPFMTGVVVAAAAYAGRYGIQAWQAFKARPAGMRKFYEGGFHAAMNRREAALILGVRTTTPTDKIKEAHRRVMVANHPDAGGSHYLASKINEAKDMMLGKTKGSGSAF, from the exons ATG GAAACACCATTTATGACAGGGGTGGTTGTGGCTGCTGCAGCTTATGCAGGTAGATATGGTATCCAGGCTTGGCAGGCATTCAAGGCTAGACCAGCTGGGATGCGTAAATTTTATGAAGGCGGTTTCCATGCTGCCATGAATAGGAGGGAAGCAGCTCTCATCCTTGGTGTTAG GACGACCACTCCAACTGATAAGATTAAAGAAGCACATAGGAGAGTGATGGTTGCAAATCATCCAGATGCTGGTGGTAGCCATTACCTTGCTTCTAAGATCAATGAAGCAAAAGACATGATGCTTGGAAAGACCAAAGGTAGTGGAAGTGCATTCTGA
- the LOC127098655 gene encoding mitochondrial import inner membrane translocase subunit TIM14-2 isoform X2, giving the protein MTGVVVAAAAYAGRYGIQAWQAFKARPAGMRKFYEGGFHAAMNRREAALILGVRTTTPTDKIKEAHRRVMVANHPDAGGSHYLASKINEAKDMMLGKTKGSGSAF; this is encoded by the exons ATGACAGGGGTGGTTGTGGCTGCTGCAGCTTATGCAGGTAGATATGGTATCCAGGCTTGGCAGGCATTCAAGGCTAGACCAGCTGGGATGCGTAAATTTTATGAAGGCGGTTTCCATGCTGCCATGAATAGGAGGGAAGCAGCTCTCATCCTTGGTGTTAG GACGACCACTCCAACTGATAAGATTAAAGAAGCACATAGGAGAGTGATGGTTGCAAATCATCCAGATGCTGGTGGTAGCCATTACCTTGCTTCTAAGATCAATGAAGCAAAAGACATGATGCTTGGAAAGACCAAAGGTAGTGGAAGTGCATTCTGA